GAATACTTGCCTGAATGCAAGATGATCCTCTGTATTTAGGGAGAAGTGAGCCATGGACATTTATACAGCCATATTTAGGAATATCAAGTATCTTTTGGGGGATAATTTGGGCATAGGCAACAACGACTATTAAATCTATACCGAGGAAAGGAAAAGAATCCTTATCTGAATAAGACGTATAATTCGATATTTTTCCAGGTTGATAGACTGGGATAGAGTTTTCTTCGGCAAGGAGCTTAACGGGCGTTTTTTGTAGTTTCCCGCTTCTTCCAACGGCCCTATCTGGCTGAGTAAAACAAGCGACAATATCAAAACGATTGTCATTAATCAATGACCTGAATGAAAGTACTGCGAAATCTGGTGTTCCCATGAATATTGTTTTGATTTTTGAGTTCATTTTTATCTGTTTAGCTGTTATAATAAATTTAATAGTAAATAACAATGAGCATCCCCGACTATACGCCTCTTCGAGACTATCGGGAGACTCGCTCACACACGAGCCATGGATATAATATTTTCGACAATTTTAAATTTTTTTTCTGACTTCGGTTATTGGGGAGTCTTTTTTTTGATGACTATTGAAAGCTCTTTTATTCCGTTTCCCTCTGAAATAGTTATCCCTCCGGCTGCTTATCTAGCTTCCCAGGGGCAGTATAATGTGTATCTTGTCGTTTTGTTTGGTATTTTAGGGACTTTACTTGGTGCTTTGATAAATTATTTTCTTGCCCTAAAACTTGGAAGAACCATAATCTATTCTTTACTTGAAACAAGGATTGCAAAATATCTATTCTTGGATCAAGATAAAATAAAAAAATCCGAAGATTATTTTTTGAAATATGGAAACATTTCAACTTTTGTTGGAAGACTTGTTCCTGCTGTTAGACAACTAATATCCATCCCTGCTGGATTTTCTAAAATGAATCTAAAAAGTTTTATATTTTATACAAGTCTAGGTTCAGGAATTTGGATAAGTATTCTAGCAATTCTTGGTTATCAGCTCGGAGCAAATAAAGAACTTTTGTCTCAATATTATAGTCAAATTAAGACAGGACTATGGTTCTTGGGACTGGTCTTTATAGTCTATCTTTTTATAAAAATAAGAAAAAAATAATTTATCTCTTTTTACTTTGTATTCTCTCTCTATCGATAGTAAGAATTCCATCAAGATGATCAATTTCGTGTTGAATTACTCTTGCTAAAAACCCCTTAGCTTCTATTAATATTTCTTCTCCTTCTTCGCTAATATATTTACAATTTGCATTTTTTGACCTTCTAATATTGCAAAAAATATTGGGCAATGAAAGGCATCCTTCTTCGTCAACTTCAGTTCTCCATGATTTTTTTGTAATTTCAGGGTTAATCATGCACAGCTTACCATCCTTGGTGTTTATCACTATCATCCTAATGTTTTCACCAATTTGAGGTGCTGCCAAACCAACCCCATCTTTTTTTATCATAGTTAACTTCATATCTTCAACTAATACAATAAAATCTTTATCTTTTAGCTTAGATAAAACAATTTTTTTTGATATTTCGTTTAGTGATGGTGTTGGATGGGTAACTATATCTAGTATTTTTGCCATATTTTTAAAATTATAGTCTAATACTATAATAAGAAAAAGATTTAGGCAAGTCTAGCTATTTTAAAATAACTAAAAAAGATATATAATACCTATATGACCAATAATAGTAAAATAAGTAATAAAGAGCACGAGTTAAATAAACTTTGGGCGAAAATAGAGAATGAATCTACTGATGGGGATTCACTTTGTTATATTATAAAAAATGCTCCACATTTGAGAAAAAAGGCATGGGTAAAGCTTAAGGACAGTAATCCAACCAGCAATGACTTGCGTTACGTAGTTGAGAATATTAATGAGCTAAGAGAGGACGCTTGGGCTATTTTAAAGAACAGAAAGCTAACTAACTATGAGCTTAAAAATATTGTTGAATACTCTCCTGAAGTAGCAAACGAAGCTTGGAATATTTTAATCAAACAAAAACCAACTAACTATGAGTTAAGAGAGGTGGCCAGATATTCCAGGGATCACATTGACGAAGCTTGGAAAAAATTGAAAAAAAACAAACCAAGTACAGCTGACTTAATTTATATAATGCGTTTTGTTTCCGCTCACATAGAAGATGCTTGGAAGGTGTTTTTGAAAAACTATCCGGACACAGAAGATTATTTGGAGGTAATAAAGTTTGTAGAGAAAAAAAGCTTTTATGCTTGGAAAAAATTTGTTGAGCTAAATCCTGATAATCAAAAAATAATACAACTCATTATAGATTCTCCTAAGTTTAGACATGACGCCTGGGTTAAACTTCTTTCAAATAAACCATCTAATAACGAGTTGGCAATTGTCATGAGGGATGTAGGGGGGCTTAGAGAAGAGGCCTGGAAACATATGCTTAAAAATGATGTTGAAAACAAGGACTTGCGTTTTGTTATCTCTAATGTCAAGGAGCATTCCTATGATGCCTGGAAAATACTGGCGAGCAGGAAACCTGATAATTATGACCTTTGTCATATAATAAAAGATTCAGAAGATTATAGAAAAAATGCTTGGGATATGTTAAAAAATAATAACCCAACGAAAGATGATTTACATTTTGTGATAAAATTTGTTCCAGAACTGGCGAGTGAAGCAAAAAAACTATTAAGTGAAACAGATTTTGACACCATGAATAAAATAATTAATATTATAAAATAGATATGCAGAAGATGGATTTTCAAGCTATAGGTGATGTGTTTTCAAAAAAGAAAGATATGAAGAAAGAAGGCGGCTTGGCCGACACAAAAAAACCACCCGCTCATGAGTGGCAAGATTTGGCATTAAGAATAATAAAAGAATTAGGAGTCCCTGGGTTTAAAAGAAATTCAGTTTTTAAAATATGTAAAGACAATTCCAAACAATTTGTGGAAACTTGTTTGTCTGATACTAAAGAATTGTGTAAGACCGGGGCTAAATGGAGTTATTTTTTCAA
This portion of the Patescibacteria group bacterium genome encodes:
- a CDS encoding DedA family protein — protein: MDIIFSTILNFFSDFGYWGVFFLMTIESSFIPFPSEIVIPPAAYLASQGQYNVYLVVLFGILGTLLGALINYFLALKLGRTIIYSLLETRIAKYLFLDQDKIKKSEDYFLKYGNISTFVGRLVPAVRQLISIPAGFSKMNLKSFIFYTSLGSGIWISILAILGYQLGANKELLSQYYSQIKTGLWFLGLVFIVYLFIKIRKK
- the def gene encoding peptide deformylase, which produces MAKILDIVTHPTPSLNEISKKIVLSKLKDKDFIVLVEDMKLTMIKKDGVGLAAPQIGENIRMIVINTKDGKLCMINPEITKKSWRTEVDEEGCLSLPNIFCNIRRSKNANCKYISEEGEEILIEAKGFLARVIQHEIDHLDGILTIDRERIQSKKR